AAAAGATCAGGTTGTAACGACACTTGTTTTCCACCAGCAGGGCATGGATCCGGGCCAGGGTATCGGACATATTCAGATGAGTTCCGTCGATGTAGTAACTCAGCTTGAACTGCCGCTGGGTCTCCCCTTCCTGAATCTCCAGGAAGTCGAACTCCGTTAAGAGCTGCTTGATCTTTTCCCGGTTCCAGCGAGCAGAGATGTGGCTCTCCCACCCCTTGTCGGGGACCAGGTCTGGACCATAGTAGATCTCCGCGCCGACGGAAGAGATGATCAGATCGGGTACGGGAACATCATTCTCCTGCAGTACCTCCATGGCGGAATCAATGGTCCGGCCCGTGGCAATTCCGAAACCGACGCTTTCGTTATTCTTGTTCAGCCGTTCCAGGAGGACTTCCAGTGCCTCTTCGTTCCCGATGAGGGTATTATCAATATCGGAAATAATAAACTTGTTGACCCGGCTCATACGCCGTCCGAAAGCATCCGCCCCGGCCGGCTCGATCTTTTTTTCCTCTTCGCCGCCGCAGAGCGGGAGTACACCCTTCGTCAGATAGGTCTTGCAATGGGCATCCCAGGCATAATGCTTCCGGACGTTGTTGATCCCGTTCGTGGAGAATTTCTGCCACAGGTCGGGGTTGACGAGGATCTTCTTGATGGCCCGGGCAATCTCCTTGCCGTTCGTTACATCCACGAGGATCCCGTTCCGGCAGTTTTTGATAATATCCCGGGGACCCCCGTCATCAGTCGCCACGATCGGAAGTCCGCAGGAGGCCGCCTCAAGGAGGGTCAAACCGAAGGGTTCCGTCAGTGCCGTATTGATAAAGATCCCCTTCTTGCCGGCGGCAATCCGGTAGAGTTCAGGAACCTCGTATTCGAAATCATGTTTCTTCGGAATGGCCAGTTTGCCGTACAGATCGTACTTGTCCATGAGCAGAAGAATCTCCGTCAGGACCTCCCGTTCGTTCTCCTCCATCTTCGAAATATCCTTCCGGATCCCCGCAAAAACGGCTAGGTTCGCAAGGGCCTGCAACTCCTTGTTCATGCCGTAGGCGGAGATCAATCCGTCGATATTCTTCCGTTTTTCCGGACGGCTCAGGGCAAGAATCAGCGGTTTTTCAGGTTGAAGGAAGAAACGCTCCAGGTTCGACGAGATCGATACGATCGCCTGCTTATGGACTTCATCGACCTTCTCGTCGGAGAAAATATCGTCATAATAGGGATGGAATTTCGTCAGGTCGATCCCCGGCGGAATCACGCGATACCGGGGCAGTTCATGGTTTTCATAGAGGTCGTACTGTACCTCCACCTCCTGGTGGGTCGAAGTGACCACAAGGTCAACATGTTTCAGGATCTCCTCTTCCACTGCGATCCGGTGATCGATCCGGAAACGCTTGTTGACGGTATCTTCACTCATTCCGCCCGCAAGAAGCCTTTCCTTCTTCGACCGGCCGAGGGAGTGGCCGGTGAAGACAAAGGGGAGCCCGAGAATGTGTGCAAGATCCATGGCGATCTTGCCCGCATCGGCGTAATGGCCGTGAATAATGTCGGGGAGCGCCCCTTCGCTCTTCAGGAAGCGTAGGGTCTTGTCCACATATTCATCGAGGAAGGGCCAGAGAAGCTCTTTGCGGATGTACCGGGTCCCACCGCACTGGATGCGGACGATTCGTACATTCTCCGCCAACGGCTCGATGGGGCGGCTGTAATCGGGAGAGACACGCTTGTCCCGGATCAGGCGTGTAAATAGATCGACCTGCCGCACCCCCGGATGCTTTCCCAGCGCCCGGGCCAGTTCCAGGACATACTTGATCTGCCCCCCGGTATCGGCATCGCGGCCCATCTCCAGATTGTGTTCCCGAATCAGGCCATGCAGGCTGATCATCAGGATATGCTTCCCATGCCGGCTCATCGTTTATCCGCCTCCTTCCATGTGAGATAGGGTCGATAAAATGCACCGTTATCCGGGACGGCGCCCGGCAGTCCGCAGACCGCGCCGGCGAACTCGGCGGCCCGATCGAGAATAAGCTCCGGCGCCCAGCCTCGCAGGATCCCCATCGCCAGGATCGCGGTATAGGCATCCCCCGCCCCCACGGTATCAACCATGACCGGGACCCGCGCCGATCCCGTCCGAAAAGATTCGTCCCCATGATAGAGAGCGCTCCCCTTGGCCCCCCGGGTCAGGCAGACCCATTCCAGACGGTAGCGTTCCATCATCTCTTTCACAAACAGATCGTCGTTTTCCTCCCCACCCAGCAGTCCACGACAGATCTTCAGTTCCTCATCGTTCAGTTTCACAACATGACAGGCTGCAAGAGAACGTTCAATCACTTCCCGGGAAAAGGTGTTCTTCCTCAGATTCATGTCGTACAAAAGAAGGGCGGAGCCGACCCGGTCCAAAATGGCATGAAGCGTACTCCGGGAATGCGGATGCCGCTGCGCAAGGGTCCCGAAATAGATCAAAGCCGGTCCCTCGTCGAGGACACGGAGCAGCCTGTCCCCGGCCTCGATATGATCGTAGGCCACATCCTCCACGATGGTGAAATCAGGCACCCCCGCCGGATCCACCCTGACCCGTACCGTACCGCTCGGGTGGCGGGGATCCCTCTGGAGCAGATCGGAAGTGATATGATTCCGCAGGAAAAACGCTTCGACGGCCCGTCCCCGCTCATCGTCACCAACCCGGCTCACCAGGCGGCTGTCGAAGCCGAAGGAATGGAGGTGAAAGACGAAATTGAAAGGCGCCCCTCCCAGCCGCTCGTACGCGGGGAAAATATCATAGAGGATCTCTCCGAAACTGAGAATCATATTTCATACCGGGATCTGAATGGATTGGAAACGTATTGAAAATAAAAAGGATTATAGCACAGAAAGAAGGAAAAAGACAAATGGATAAGAACATTTTATTGGCTCTATCGCTTCCGTATGAGTATATAGAGCCTCCCGCGCACCATCATCACACCGGCCATGGCCCCGGCCTTCTTTCCTTCCCCGAAATAGATATCGGCCCGGAACGGTCCTTCGATCGCCTTGCCGATATCCTGGCTGACGGCGAAGTGTCCCTCGTATCGCCAGTCCGACACATCGCCTTTTTCGTCAAGGACCGGAAGCTTCGTCGTATAATAGAGAAGGGTTCCCGCCGGGATGACGCGGGGATCGGTCGCCAGCGAATGCAAAGGGGTGAGCGGGATATCGAGAACCCCGTGCGCCCCTTTTCCAGCCACCTTGAAGAAGATATAGCGGGGATCGGCGTTCATGATCCTCTCCGCCTCCGACGGATGGCCGCGGAGCCAGGTGGAAATCCCCTGCACCGACCCCTCTTTCGGAGTGAGCTTCCCCTCCCGGATCAGCAACCGTCCGATCGAACGGTAGGGACGGCCGTTGCTCCCGTCGTACTGGACCCGGATGACCGACCCGTCGGTAAGCCGGATGCTCCCCGCCCCCTGGATCTGTAGGAAGAACCGCTCCACCGGATCGTCGAGCCAGACCTGTTCCAGCCCCCGGCCGGCGAGGACATGACCGCTGTCAATCTCTTTTCGTGTGTAGTAGGGAGGCGGGGCGGAGGAAACGGTTCCGTTGATCCCAAAGGGATCGGGTTTCAGTTCCGGCGGACGGCGATAGAGAGGATATCGGAAGCGTTTCGTCCGATGCAAGGACCCCCGCAGGAGCGGCTCATAGTATCCGGTAAAGAGGACCTCCTCCGGGATCCCGTAGAGATGGAACCCCCCGCGGAGACGCTCCACCCAATCCCCCCCGCCCCGCGCCCCGTCGAGGGCGGAGCGGAAAACGGTCAGCGTCTTGATGAGATCCGCGACGGTCACGGTACGACCGGCGAGTCTCACCGGCGCCTTCGGATCTAAAGCGTTCATGGCGGTAAGGGTATCCTCCGCTGTCTTCCGCAGAAGCGCAGGAGAGTCGCCGTTTTGTTCAAGGATACCGAAATCCCCCGGCCGGAGATGAACTCCGAGACGGGACGGAGGAAGACAGCCGATCCAGAGGAGGAAGAAAAGGAACGCGAAGAGGGCATGTTTCATCAGGAATGCTCAGGGAATGGCCAGCATGCGCTCTAAGGCGGCCACGGAGCGGAGCCGGATCTCCTCGGGGACCGTGATGACCGTCTCCATCTCTTCCAGCGAGCGGGCGACCAGTTCGAGGGTGGTCCGTTTCATGTTCTGGCAGGTCATCATGGGAAGGTCCCACGGGGTGGGGGCGTCGGAGACAATATGAAACACCTTGCCCGGATTCCGGTTCCGCAGGTTGTACAGAAGGCCCCGCTCCGTGCAGACGATAAACTCCCCGGCCTCGGACGCTTCCGCGTAGCGGAGCATCCCCGAGGTGCTCGTCACATGGTCGGCAAGTTCCAGCACCTCCATCGGACATTCCGGATGGGCCAGCACGAGTGCGCCGGGATGCCCGGCCTTCGCCTCCCGCACCATCTCCGCCGTAAGGAGATTGTGGACGATACAGAATCCCTTCCAGGGAATGATTTTCTTCTCTGTAAACTGCTGCGCGTAGGCGGAGAGATTCTTGTCGGGGATGCAGATCACCCGGTCCGTATCCAGGGAGTTGATGACACGGACCACGTTCGCCGACGTGCAGCAGATATCGCTCTCCGCCTTCACCGCGGCCGAAGTGTTCACGTAGGCCACGACGGGAACCCCCGGATGTTCGGCCTTCAGCGCCCGCAGCTTTTCGACCGTCACCATGTCGGCCATGGGGCATCCGGCGTAGCTCGCCGGGAGGAGGACCGTCTTTCCCGGATTGAGAATGGCGGCGCTCTCCGCCATGAAGTGGACCCCGCAGAAGACGATCACCTCGGCATCGGAATCAACGGCAAGCCTGGAGAGTTCCAGGGAATCGCCGGTATGATCGGCAATCGCCTGGACCTCGTCTACCTGGTAGTTGTGGGCCAGGATCACGGCGTTCCGTTTCCGCTTCAGGTCGAGGATTTTCCGGTTCAGCTCTTTGATGACATCGGATTTAAGTTCATTCATTGGGGCACGTTCCCGATGAGAGGTTGAGTGTTGAAAAGGATATGAAAATTTCCGGAGAGTGTCAAGGAATAGATCTAAACGATCTTTTTCATCAGCCGGCTCCCCCAAGGGTGTTTCCTTTCATGATAATCCCGCAACCACCTCCGGACAACAAACCATTCGAATTATATCTAATGTCAGGCAGTCCCGATCCTGCAGAAGCGATCCTTTTGCCAATTTTAAACCTCGTAAGTCATCAACTTTTATTAGAAGAAGTTTCTCCCAGAAACTCGTTCACCCCCTTGATGGCGCAGAACTCCCCGCACATGGAACAGACCGCCTCATCCTGCGGCGGCGAGGACTCCCGGATTTTCCGCGCATGTTCCGGGTCGAGGGAGAGACGGATCTGGGCATCCCAGTCGAGATCCCGCCGGGCGCGGGCCATCTCCCGGTCCCGTTCCATCGCCCCCGG
The sequence above is a segment of the Deltaproteobacteria bacterium genome. Coding sequences within it:
- a CDS encoding HAD-IIB family hydrolase; protein product: MSRHGKHILMISLHGLIREHNLEMGRDADTGGQIKYVLELARALGKHPGVRQVDLFTRLIRDKRVSPDYSRPIEPLAENVRIVRIQCGGTRYIRKELLWPFLDEYVDKTLRFLKSEGALPDIIHGHYADAGKIAMDLAHILGLPFVFTGHSLGRSKKERLLAGGMSEDTVNKRFRIDHRIAVEEEILKHVDLVVTSTHQEVEVQYDLYENHELPRYRVIPPGIDLTKFHPYYDDIFSDEKVDEVHKQAIVSISSNLERFFLQPEKPLILALSRPEKRKNIDGLISAYGMNKELQALANLAVFAGIRKDISKMEENEREVLTEILLLMDKYDLYGKLAIPKKHDFEYEVPELYRIAAGKKGIFINTALTEPFGLTLLEAASCGLPIVATDDGGPRDIIKNCRNGILVDVTNGKEIARAIKKILVNPDLWQKFSTNGINNVRKHYAWDAHCKTYLTKGVLPLCGGEEEKKIEPAGADAFGRRMSRVNKFIISDIDNTLIGNEEALEVLLERLNKNNESVGFGIATGRTIDSAMEVLQENDVPVPDLIISSVGAEIYYGPDLVPDKGWESHISARWNREKIKQLLTEFDFLEIQEGETQRQFKLSYYIDGTHLNMSDTLARIHALLVENKCRYNLIFSHRQFIDILPYRASKGKAIRYLAYKWNTPLKNILVCGDSGNDEEMLRGEMPAIVVGNHSDELDHLKGSRNIYFSRDGFTAGILEGIENYRFLEMQG
- a CDS encoding carbohydrate kinase; the encoded protein is MILSFGEILYDIFPAYERLGGAPFNFVFHLHSFGFDSRLVSRVGDDERGRAVEAFFLRNHITSDLLQRDPRHPSGTVRVRVDPAGVPDFTIVEDVAYDHIEAGDRLLRVLDEGPALIYFGTLAQRHPHSRSTLHAILDRVGSALLLYDMNLRKNTFSREVIERSLAACHVVKLNDEELKICRGLLGGEENDDLFVKEMMERYRLEWVCLTRGAKGSALYHGDESFRTGSARVPVMVDTVGAGDAYTAILAMGILRGWAPELILDRAAEFAGAVCGLPGAVPDNGAFYRPYLTWKEADKR
- a CDS encoding murein transglycosylase A encodes the protein MKHALFAFLFFLLWIGCLPPSRLGVHLRPGDFGILEQNGDSPALLRKTAEDTLTAMNALDPKAPVRLAGRTVTVADLIKTLTVFRSALDGARGGGDWVERLRGGFHLYGIPEEVLFTGYYEPLLRGSLHRTKRFRYPLYRRPPELKPDPFGINGTVSSAPPPYYTRKEIDSGHVLAGRGLEQVWLDDPVERFFLQIQGAGSIRLTDGSVIRVQYDGSNGRPYRSIGRLLIREGKLTPKEGSVQGISTWLRGHPSEAERIMNADPRYIFFKVAGKGAHGVLDIPLTPLHSLATDPRVIPAGTLLYYTTKLPVLDEKGDVSDWRYEGHFAVSQDIGKAIEGPFRADIYFGEGKKAGAMAGVMMVRGRLYILIRKR
- the nadA gene encoding quinolinate synthase NadA, translated to MNELKSDVIKELNRKILDLKRKRNAVILAHNYQVDEVQAIADHTGDSLELSRLAVDSDAEVIVFCGVHFMAESAAILNPGKTVLLPASYAGCPMADMVTVEKLRALKAEHPGVPVVAYVNTSAAVKAESDICCTSANVVRVINSLDTDRVICIPDKNLSAYAQQFTEKKIIPWKGFCIVHNLLTAEMVREAKAGHPGALVLAHPECPMEVLELADHVTSTSGMLRYAEASEAGEFIVCTERGLLYNLRNRNPGKVFHIVSDAPTPWDLPMMTCQNMKRTTLELVARSLEEMETVITVPEEIRLRSVAALERMLAIP